GGGCGCCAATCGTCTTTATCATCGTCGCCAGCTGCATTTTTATCGGCAGGTGTGACACCAATTTCAACAAACGGTGCCCAGCCACCACCAATACCGGTGTATGTGATTTTGCCGTTGATTTCAGAAAAACCGTATTTCTCACCATTCCACACTTCTTGACCTTCTTGCTTGATGGTGTAATCAGTACTTAGACCGAATTTCCAATCTTGAACACCGTTATAGCCTGCCGCTAATGTGATTCGGTTGTAGTGAGAGTTTGGTTTGCCAGCGGATGTTTTGAAGTTTTCATAGTGGTAACGATAGCGGATAGAGGTTGAAATATCGTCTGTTGCTTTATAGCCAAGGGTCAAGTTACCTTGGTAGCCGACTTTATCGGCACCAGATTCTAATTTAAATTGTGGTGTTAGGCTGAAGGTATCGTTAATTTTCCAACGGTAACTAATGTTAGCTTGCTGTCCGTTACCACTCATATCGCCGTAAGCATCTTCATTATTACTCTTCCATTTTGCTTCGACTTCAAAGCCAATACCACTTTTGAAGCGATGGCTTACTGCAATACGGTCAGCATGAGCACTGTCGTTTTTATCACCATATTCTGGTTTCCATTCATGTCGAATATTAATTGAAGTCGCAGAAGCGGCAGTGGAAGTCACTGCGAGAGCTAATAACGATAGAGTTAACATCTTTTTCATATTATAGTCCTTTATTTGTTTTGTTGGTTAGCATTGGAAGAATATATAAAAAATAAAATTTTATTTATTAACTCCTGTTAAATGTGATCCATGAAACATTGTTTTAAAAATTAGGATAAATAATTTTGAAATTGATCATTAATTTTATCCCCGAAAAAATACAGAGCATTAACGATTTGTTAACTGCTTGATTTATCAATTAGACTTTAGTCTGCATTTTTGAAAAATTATATTTATCTACCTAGGTATGTTTCAATTTTTATGAAACTAAAACATTGTGTTAGCTAGTTTTAACTAGATCACCAAATAACTGAAACATCGTTCCATAAATGATCGAGGCGATCACAATTACGTTTTTTGCCTATGGATGAACTATTTTATCTCGTCTATTTTAAACCTGCTATTAAGGTGCATTGATAAGGGTGATATCTAACTTAGTAGTATCTAATAATTAAAACTGAGGACAAGGAAATGTATGAAAATCGTAAGCTGGGTTTAGCATACTTATCTCCCTACATTATCGGGTTGATACTGTTTACTGCTTTCCCTTTCGTATCGTCATTTTTGATGAGCTTTACTGATTATGACTTGATGACCACACCAAACTTTGTGGGCGTTGAGAACTATCGGTACATGCTTCTTGAAGATGGCACATTCTGGAAATCAATGAACGTGACATTTTTGTACGTTTTCTTGACCATTCCAGTAAAACTGGCTTTTGCTCTTCTTATCGCTTTTATCTTGAACTTTAAACTTCGTGGTATTGGCTTCTTCCGTACTGCTTATTACATCCCGTCAATTCTAGGTAGTAGTATTGCTATCGCCGTTTTATGGCGTGCATTGTTTGCTATTGATGGTGTGCTGAATGGACTACTTGGTGTTATCGGCCTCGATCCAATCAACTGGTTAGGTGAACCTTCATTTGCACTCTTTTCTATCACTTTATTACGTGCGTGGCAGTTTGGTTCGGCGATGGTTATTTTCTTAGCTGCGCTACAAAACGTACCACAGTCTCAATATGAAGCGGCCATGATTGATGGTGCAAGTAAGTGGCAAATGTTCATGAAAGTGACGGTGCCTCTTATTACCCCAGTTATTTTCTTTAACTTCATTATGCAAACCACCCAAGCATTCCAAGAGTTTACTGCGCCATACGTAGTAACCGGTGGCGGCCCGATGAAATCAACGTATTTAATCTCACTATATATATATGAAACAGCATTTAAATACTTTGATATGGGATATGGTAGTGCTTTGGCATGGTCTTTATTTGTCGTCGTAGCCATATTTACAGCAATTACATTCCGCTCATCAAAATACTGGGTTTTCTACTCTGGCGATAAAGGTGGGAAATAACAATGAATACTATAGCTACGAAAGATAATAAAATGAATACTTCAGTAGAAGCTGCAAATGCAGAAAATAATCGAACTATTCGTCGTGAAAAAATTAATGCATTTATTCGTTATTCTGTATTAATCATTGTTGGTTTTATGATGCTGTATCCACTTTTATGGATGTTTACCGCAGCATTTAAGCCAAACCATGAAATTTTCACTTCAATGAGTTTAATCCCAAGTGAATGGAGTTTAGACGGCTTTATCAATGGCTGGAAAACCGGTACAGAGTTTACCTTTGGTCATTACATTATTAATACTTTCTTATATGTATTGCCTAAAGTGTTTTTTACTGTGGTGTCTTCAACCATTGTGGCGTACGGCTTTGCTCGCTTTGATATTCCATGGAAGAAGTTTTGGTTTGCAACATTAATTGCCACCATCCTTCTACCACAAACGGTGCTATTGATTCCTCAGTACCTAATGTTCCGTGAGATGGGGCTATTAGATAGTTATTTGCCGCTGTATTTACCACTGGCATTTGCAACACAGGGCTTCTTTGTCTTCATGCTCGTGCAGTTCCTACGTGGTGTACCAACGGATATGGAAGAAGCCGCCATGATTGATGGTTGTAACTCAATGCAAGTGTTATGGCATGTGGTGGTCCCTGTGATCCGCCCAGCGATCATCTCTGTTGCTTTGTTCCAGTTCATGTGGTCGGTGAATGACTTCTTAGGCCCACTTATCTACGTATCGAGTGTAGAAAAATATCCAATTGCGCTTGCTCTGAAAATGTCCATCGACGTGACAGAAGGTGCTCGTTGGAATGAGATTTTAGCAATGGCGTCTATCGCAATCATTCCTTCCATCGTGGTGTTCTTCATGTCTCAAAAATACTTTGTTGAAGGCGTCTCAAATAGCGGCATTAAAGGTTAATTTCGGAGTAATAAATCATGGCTCAAGTTAAATTTAAAAAATTAGAAAAAGTATATTCCAATGGTTTTAAAGCGGTTCATGGCATTGATCTAACGATTCAAGATGGTGAGTTTTTAGTGATTGTTGGCCCATCAGGCTGTGCGAAATCAACCACATTACGTATGTTGGCGGGGTTGGAAAATATCAGTGGTGGCGAAATCCAAATTGGTGATCGTGTGGTGAATAACCTGGCGCCAAAAGATCGTGGTATTGCGATGGTATTCCAAAACTATGCTCTTTATCCACACATGACTGTTGAAGAGAACCTAGCGTTTGGTTTGAAACTGCAAAAATTGCCAAAAGAAGAAATTGAACAGCGTGTTAAAGAAGCGGCTGCAATCTTAGAAATTGAAGATTTGCTCGATCGTCTTCCACGCCAGCTTTCTGGTGGTCAAGCCCAGCGTGTCGCGGTAGGGCGTGCGATTGTGAAAAAACCAGAAGTGTTCTTGTTCGATGAACCTCTATCGAATCTGGATGCAAAATTACGTGCTTCGATGCGTGTTCGTATCTCGGATATTCACAAACATTTAAAAGCCAGCAATAGCCCAGCAACCTCAGTGTATGTGACGCATGACCAAACCGAAGCGATGACGATGGGAGACCGAATTTGTGTGATGAAGCTAGGTGAAATCATGCAAGTGGATACCCCTGAGGAGCTTTATAACAATCCTAAAAACATGTTTGTCGCCGGCTTTATTGGTGCGCCGGAAATGAACCTCAATGAAGTGACTTTAACCGAAGAAGGTAACGATTTGTATGCTGAATTAGAGGGTCAACGCCTTTTAATTTCAAAAGAGAAAGCTGGAAATATCAAATTAAATGGCTACACCAAAACGGTATTTGGTGTGCGTCCAGATGATATTACCGTTGCTACAGATGAAGACGATGATTCTAACGTGTTACGTGGCGATATCATTCGTATGGAGAATATGGGGCATGAGGTGTTTGTTTACTTCAAAGTGGCAAGTAAAACATTAACCGCTCGTGTGCCTGTAGATGTAGTCAAAAGCCGTGTCGGTTTTGGCTCAGAAAAGAATGTACGTTTCAAAGTACAAATGGAAAAAACTCACATTTTCGATGCCGTATCAGAAAAAAATATTTCATTAGATAACTAAAACTATATTTAAAGGACTGATTATGAATAAACATCTAATAACGACTGTCACTA
The Vibrio gangliei genome window above contains:
- a CDS encoding carbohydrate ABC transporter permease, translating into MNTIATKDNKMNTSVEAANAENNRTIRREKINAFIRYSVLIIVGFMMLYPLLWMFTAAFKPNHEIFTSMSLIPSEWSLDGFINGWKTGTEFTFGHYIINTFLYVLPKVFFTVVSSTIVAYGFARFDIPWKKFWFATLIATILLPQTVLLIPQYLMFREMGLLDSYLPLYLPLAFATQGFFVFMLVQFLRGVPTDMEEAAMIDGCNSMQVLWHVVVPVIRPAIISVALFQFMWSVNDFLGPLIYVSSVEKYPIALALKMSIDVTEGARWNEILAMASIAIIPSIVVFFMSQKYFVEGVSNSGIKG
- a CDS encoding carbohydrate ABC transporter permease; the protein is MYENRKLGLAYLSPYIIGLILFTAFPFVSSFLMSFTDYDLMTTPNFVGVENYRYMLLEDGTFWKSMNVTFLYVFLTIPVKLAFALLIAFILNFKLRGIGFFRTAYYIPSILGSSIAIAVLWRALFAIDGVLNGLLGVIGLDPINWLGEPSFALFSITLLRAWQFGSAMVIFLAALQNVPQSQYEAAMIDGASKWQMFMKVTVPLITPVIFFNFIMQTTQAFQEFTAPYVVTGGGPMKSTYLISLYIYETAFKYFDMGYGSALAWSLFVVVAIFTAITFRSSKYWVFYSGDKGGK
- a CDS encoding ABC transporter ATP-binding protein; the encoded protein is MAQVKFKKLEKVYSNGFKAVHGIDLTIQDGEFLVIVGPSGCAKSTTLRMLAGLENISGGEIQIGDRVVNNLAPKDRGIAMVFQNYALYPHMTVEENLAFGLKLQKLPKEEIEQRVKEAAAILEIEDLLDRLPRQLSGGQAQRVAVGRAIVKKPEVFLFDEPLSNLDAKLRASMRVRISDIHKHLKASNSPATSVYVTHDQTEAMTMGDRICVMKLGEIMQVDTPEELYNNPKNMFVAGFIGAPEMNLNEVTLTEEGNDLYAELEGQRLLISKEKAGNIKLNGYTKTVFGVRPDDITVATDEDDDSNVLRGDIIRMENMGHEVFVYFKVASKTLTARVPVDVVKSRVGFGSEKNVRFKVQMEKTHIFDAVSEKNISLDN
- a CDS encoding oligogalacturonate-specific porin KdgM family protein, translating into MKKMLTLSLLALAVTSTAASATSINIRHEWKPEYGDKNDSAHADRIAVSHRFKSGIGFEVEAKWKSNNEDAYGDMSGNGQQANISYRWKINDTFSLTPQFKLESGADKVGYQGNLTLGYKATDDISTSIRYRYHYENFKTSAGKPNSHYNRITLAAGYNGVQDWKFGLSTDYTIKQEGQEVWNGEKYGFSEINGKITYTGIGGGWAPFVEIGVTPADKNAAGDDDKDDWRPRYRVGLVYSY